The following coding sequences lie in one SAR324 cluster bacterium genomic window:
- the lnt gene encoding apolipoprotein N-acyltransferase, with translation MPIQNCSILPMLPDFSRSLSRILHAPWWMLAIVAGVLTGLAVPGYHLQLLGLISLLPLLVLLDQDHEHSWKKRWLRSVMACWIVGTLVSLVGCPWIIHSSSVFGHLPIPLALLVGAGYGLEITLILWLELALPVLLIRKKGTSELLLRLFWFLMLEPAHPGLFHWSYGGLTFDGIPWISQLADLIGAPGLGLYVMGGHLWLIGWFRQAQSPTKLYPLKQAFGILLVLWFGGLTYGVLREQQLASIFPESGKSVRMISLQPNFTLQQLASNPALAYSTRNRNLSDLFSDSIRALDSLDERRSEVPVLLVWPESTYPAAFLKNESMRDKVEQFARLHHVFILLTSVDWEQDETDQLRFWGSAFLINPDGTLNGRYDKIFLIPFGEYLPLADWFPFYARWLRENVENMSEFEAGHEPKVFELSESMRISAPICFDVFFPEILRDMVRNGADGAVVLSNLAWFGKTNASRLMEMAVRWNAIENRVPLTLSSNNGPSFVIGAEGKFQTSRTEWFTQDYLIHTLSLQRHDSFYRDHALLVRGLWVCLWIGVLLFRRFEPHPSEASSF, from the coding sequence ATGCCGATCCAAAATTGCTCAATACTCCCCATGCTACCTGATTTTTCACGAAGTCTTTCGCGTATTCTACACGCCCCCTGGTGGATGCTGGCGATTGTTGCCGGAGTTCTGACAGGTCTTGCCGTTCCCGGGTATCATTTGCAGTTATTGGGACTCATTTCACTGCTTCCTCTGCTGGTGTTGCTGGATCAGGATCATGAACACTCCTGGAAAAAAAGGTGGCTTCGCTCAGTAATGGCATGCTGGATCGTGGGCACGCTGGTTTCCTTGGTCGGGTGTCCCTGGATCATTCACAGTTCCAGTGTATTCGGTCATCTCCCGATCCCTCTGGCCCTGCTGGTTGGTGCTGGTTATGGACTCGAAATCACCCTCATTCTCTGGCTGGAACTGGCGCTTCCCGTTCTGTTGATTCGCAAAAAAGGGACCTCAGAATTATTGCTTCGGCTGTTCTGGTTTTTGATGCTGGAACCCGCACACCCCGGCTTGTTCCACTGGAGTTATGGCGGCTTAACCTTTGACGGAATTCCATGGATCAGCCAACTTGCGGATTTGATCGGCGCGCCCGGGCTTGGTTTGTATGTCATGGGAGGGCATTTATGGTTGATCGGATGGTTTCGCCAAGCGCAGTCCCCCACAAAATTGTATCCGTTAAAGCAGGCCTTCGGAATTTTACTGGTGCTATGGTTTGGCGGATTGACCTATGGCGTCCTCAGGGAACAGCAACTTGCGTCGATTTTTCCTGAATCAGGAAAATCAGTGCGGATGATCTCCCTTCAGCCTAATTTCACACTTCAGCAATTGGCATCCAATCCGGCGCTGGCCTATTCAACGCGCAACAGGAATCTCAGTGATTTGTTCAGTGATTCCATCAGGGCCCTCGATTCTCTTGATGAACGGCGATCCGAGGTGCCGGTACTGCTGGTCTGGCCTGAATCGACATATCCGGCGGCGTTTCTTAAAAATGAATCCATGCGTGACAAGGTTGAGCAATTTGCGAGACTGCACCATGTATTCATTCTCTTGACGTCTGTGGATTGGGAACAGGATGAAACGGATCAACTGCGCTTCTGGGGTTCCGCGTTTCTGATCAATCCGGATGGAACATTGAACGGGCGGTACGATAAAATATTTCTGATCCCGTTCGGAGAGTATCTGCCCCTGGCGGACTGGTTTCCATTTTATGCCCGTTGGCTCAGGGAAAATGTGGAAAACATGTCTGAATTTGAGGCGGGGCATGAACCCAAAGTGTTTGAATTGTCAGAATCCATGCGAATTTCCGCACCGATCTGTTTTGATGTGTTTTTCCCCGAGATTCTGAGGGACATGGTACGCAACGGCGCTGACGGTGCCGTTGTTTTGAGCAATCTCGCCTGGTTTGGCAAAACCAACGCATCCCGGTTGATGGAAATGGCAGTCCGCTGGAATGCCATTGAAAACCGGGTTCCCCTGACACTTTCATCCAACAATGGACCAAGTTTTGTGATTGGCGCGGAGGGCAAGTTCCAGACTTCCCGCACAGAGTGGTTCACACAGGATTATCTCATCCATACACTGTCCCTCCAGCGACATGATTCATTTTACAGGGATCATGCTTTGCTGGTGCGAGGTCTGTGGGTGTGTCTGTGGATTGGTGTGTTGCTGTTCAGAAGGTTTGAACCGCACCCTTCGGAGGCCTCATCATTCTGA
- a CDS encoding PD-(D/E)XK nuclease-like domain-containing protein, whose protein sequence is MHRQQPGIYPDMDFETYQQSEGLNQTTLKKGLSPQQFFPSGPESPLVFGIEAHMLLLEPDVFHQTFQRAPEGLNRRSDASKNRWNRLEQEQGKQLIKSNRWDGLMRLQKAYAVHPGVRQFMAEGMPEVSLFWKLPETSLMLKGRPDWMNPQQKYLVDLKLASRVDAESVRKAVTSRSCLLQAVWYLSGIKALTGEVFAYHLIFIQKHPPHLISLYQLTDSDIQQGEQDVAEAWNVFRSKSE, encoded by the coding sequence ATGCATCGCCAACAACCGGGAATCTATCCTGATATGGATTTTGAAACCTATCAGCAATCAGAAGGCCTCAATCAAACCACCTTGAAAAAAGGATTATCCCCACAGCAATTTTTTCCTTCAGGCCCGGAAAGTCCGCTCGTTTTCGGGATAGAAGCACACATGCTACTGCTGGAACCTGATGTTTTCCACCAAACCTTTCAACGGGCACCGGAAGGCCTGAACCGAAGGAGCGATGCCTCAAAAAACCGTTGGAACAGGCTGGAACAGGAACAGGGAAAACAATTAATCAAATCCAATCGCTGGGATGGCCTCATGCGGTTGCAAAAAGCGTATGCCGTGCATCCCGGTGTGCGACAATTCATGGCAGAAGGAATGCCCGAAGTGTCGTTGTTCTGGAAGTTACCCGAAACATCACTGATGTTGAAAGGACGACCGGACTGGATGAACCCACAGCAGAAATATCTGGTTGACCTCAAACTGGCCTCACGGGTGGACGCTGAAAGTGTGAGGAAAGCTGTTACCTCAAGGTCCTGTCTGCTACAGGCCGTCTGGTATCTTTCAGGCATCAAGGCGCTGACCGGAGAAGTCTTTGCCTATCACCTTATTTTTATTCAGAAACATCCGCCGCATCTCATCAGTTTGTATCAACTCACTGATAGCGATATTCAGCAGGGAGAACAGGACGTGGCCGAGGCATGGAATGTGTTCCGGTCAAAGTCAGAATGA
- a CDS encoding CopG family transcriptional regulator has translation MKAEELDELFDKGDDITPYLDLSTAQRPSHKQRSVKITFPEWMIHSVDLQASQMGVSRQDVIKIWIAERLKSESGVILSG, from the coding sequence ATGAAAGCTGAAGAATTGGATGAACTGTTTGACAAGGGCGATGATATCACTCCCTATTTAGACCTATCAACAGCACAACGACCTTCGCATAAACAGAGAAGTGTGAAAATTACTTTTCCTGAATGGATGATTCACTCGGTCGATCTGCAGGCAAGTCAAATGGGAGTTAGCAGGCAAGATGTTATTAAAATATGGATTGCTGAACGTCTCAAAAGCGAATCCGGCGTGATTTTATCTGGTTGA
- a CDS encoding BrnT family toxin, giving the protein MNFEYDPQKSLANQEKHGIDFETAKNLWKDNNRILFQARSDTEPRVAMIASYKKRLWTAFYTIRTDVIRIISVRRSREEERRLYYES; this is encoded by the coding sequence ATGAACTTTGAGTACGATCCTCAAAAGAGCCTTGCGAATCAAGAAAAACATGGAATTGATTTTGAAACGGCCAAGAATCTATGGAAAGATAACAACAGGATTCTCTTTCAGGCCCGAAGTGATACGGAACCAAGGGTTGCAATGATTGCTTCATATAAGAAAAGACTTTGGACTGCATTTTACACTATCAGGACGGATGTGATTCGGATCATTTCTGTCAGAAGATCACGTGAAGAAGAAAGGAGACTGTATTATGAAAGCTGA
- the fadB gene encoding fatty acid oxidation complex subunit alpha FadB → MIFEGQAIKCKKIDGDIIELTFDLKDESVNKFNKLTLQELSEAVDKISQDSSAKGLLVTSAKSVFIVGADITEFIDFFKKPAAEIAEGIKAGSRVFSKLEDLNIPSVVAINGFALGGGFEFCLSCTYRVMSTDAKVGLPEVKLGILPGWGGTVRLPRVIGADNAIEWICMGKENKAEEALKTGAVDAVVAPDKTRESALQLLNHAISGKLDWKARRQEKLEPLKLGEIESTMVFEGTRGFIAAQAGPHYPSPLTIVGVMQAGSKLGRDDALEIEAEGFSEVATTSVAQSLISLFMGDQLLKKKAKSAQKAANPVKSAAVLGAGIMGGGIAYQSAFKGTPIHMKDINDAAIQLGLNEATKLLDGQVSKGRLTTKKMADTLNSIYPTLSYDGLKNVDIVVEAVVENPKIKKMVLAETEGYVRADTVLSSNTSTISISYLAEGLKRPEMFCGMHFFNPVHKMPLVEVIRGKKSSEKAIATTVAYATAMGKTAIVVNDCPGFLVNRILFPYFAGFQKLVSDGVDFKRVDKIMEKKFGWPMGPAYLLDVVGIDTAHHAGEVMAEGFPDRMKPEGRNALDVMYENKRFGQKNNQGFYLYSLDKKGKPKKSDAPEVADLLKPVIHGDLAGISDDEIIDRMMIPMIIESSRCLEDNIVSSAAELDMGLIFGIGFPPFRGGALNYADTVGIAKICEKADKYASLGKVYEPTEQMRQLAKSGKTFYQS, encoded by the coding sequence ATGATATTTGAGGGTCAGGCCATTAAATGTAAGAAAATTGACGGCGATATCATTGAGCTGACTTTTGACTTAAAAGACGAGTCGGTGAACAAGTTCAATAAACTCACCCTTCAGGAATTGTCAGAAGCCGTTGATAAAATCAGCCAGGACAGTTCTGCCAAAGGATTGCTGGTTACCAGCGCAAAAAGTGTATTCATTGTCGGTGCGGATATTACAGAATTTATTGATTTCTTTAAAAAACCCGCCGCTGAGATCGCTGAAGGTATCAAAGCTGGAAGCCGGGTGTTTTCTAAGCTTGAAGATTTGAACATTCCAAGTGTTGTCGCCATCAATGGTTTTGCGCTTGGTGGGGGATTTGAATTCTGTTTGTCCTGCACCTATCGGGTCATGTCAACAGACGCAAAAGTCGGTCTGCCTGAAGTCAAACTGGGAATTCTTCCCGGATGGGGTGGAACCGTGAGACTGCCACGAGTGATTGGTGCAGACAATGCGATTGAATGGATCTGCATGGGGAAAGAAAACAAAGCGGAAGAGGCTTTAAAAACAGGTGCTGTGGACGCTGTGGTTGCTCCTGATAAAACCCGCGAATCGGCCCTGCAATTGCTCAATCATGCAATCAGTGGAAAACTGGACTGGAAAGCCAGGAGACAGGAAAAACTCGAGCCGCTCAAACTGGGCGAAATTGAAAGCACCATGGTGTTTGAAGGCACACGGGGATTTATCGCCGCTCAGGCCGGACCTCACTATCCATCACCACTGACCATTGTTGGTGTCATGCAGGCTGGTTCCAAGCTGGGACGAGATGACGCTCTGGAAATTGAAGCAGAAGGTTTCAGCGAAGTGGCAACCACCAGTGTGGCTCAATCCTTGATCTCCCTGTTCATGGGCGACCAACTACTGAAGAAAAAAGCAAAATCCGCTCAGAAAGCAGCCAATCCTGTTAAATCCGCCGCTGTGCTTGGTGCTGGAATCATGGGTGGCGGGATTGCGTATCAGTCCGCTTTCAAAGGCACACCGATCCATATGAAAGATATCAATGATGCGGCCATTCAACTGGGCTTGAACGAAGCCACCAAACTGCTTGATGGACAAGTCAGCAAAGGTCGTCTGACCACCAAAAAAATGGCCGATACGCTGAATTCGATTTATCCCACCCTGTCTTACGACGGTTTGAAAAACGTGGATATCGTGGTTGAAGCGGTTGTGGAAAATCCCAAAATCAAAAAAATGGTCTTGGCGGAAACAGAAGGTTATGTGAGAGCGGACACAGTTCTCTCATCCAACACTTCAACCATCTCCATTTCCTATCTGGCAGAAGGACTCAAGCGTCCTGAAATGTTCTGCGGAATGCACTTCTTCAATCCTGTACACAAAATGCCATTGGTTGAAGTGATTCGTGGTAAAAAATCCAGTGAGAAAGCCATCGCAACCACCGTTGCGTATGCCACTGCCATGGGCAAAACCGCAATTGTGGTGAATGACTGTCCCGGATTCCTGGTCAACCGGATCCTGTTCCCTTATTTTGCGGGATTTCAGAAACTGGTCAGTGATGGCGTCGATTTCAAACGAGTCGATAAAATCATGGAGAAAAAATTCGGATGGCCAATGGGACCGGCTTATCTGCTGGATGTGGTTGGAATTGATACCGCTCATCATGCTGGTGAAGTGATGGCAGAAGGTTTTCCCGACAGAATGAAACCTGAAGGCAGAAACGCCTTGGATGTGATGTATGAAAACAAGCGCTTCGGCCAGAAGAACAATCAGGGGTTTTATCTGTATTCCCTTGATAAAAAAGGAAAACCCAAAAAGAGTGATGCTCCGGAAGTGGCAGATCTCCTGAAGCCTGTGATCCATGGTGATCTCGCAGGTATTTCTGATGACGAAATCATTGACCGGATGATGATTCCCATGATCATTGAAAGTTCACGATGTCTGGAAGACAATATTGTCAGTTCAGCCGCGGAACTGGATATGGGACTCATTTTCGGAATTGGTTTTCCTCCCTTCAGAGGCGGTGCCCTGAATTACGCTGACACCGTGGGAATTGCCAAAATTTGTGAAAAAGCTGACAAATACGCATCTCTCGGCAAAGTCTATGAACCGACTGAGCAGATGCGGCAATTGGCAAAATCAGGAAAAACCTTCTATCAATCTTAA
- the fadA gene encoding acetyl-CoA C-acyltransferase FadA: MKEVVIVDAVRSPMGRSKGGMFRNVRAEDMSAALVEALFDRNPNVDPKEVEDVIWGCVQQTLEQGFNIARNMALLTRLPKTAGAQTVNRLCGSSMSAIHIAATSIMTDQANVYVCGGVEHMGHVPMTHGVDFNPRISKFVAKAAGSMGLTAEMLAIMHGVSREAQDKFALRSHQRAWDATINGRFKNEIVPMNGHDENGNLQLCENDEVIRQDASFESMNQLKPVFSAQGTVTAANSSAISDGASACIVMSADRAKELGLKPLAKIRSMAVAGLDPSIMGYGPVPAVKKALKRAGLTIDDIDLVELNEAFAAQSIPVLKDLKLLDKVEEKVNLNGGAIALGHPLGCSGTRIVGTLLHLMKANDKTLGVATMCIGLGQGVATVFERV; this comes from the coding sequence ATGAAAGAAGTTGTAATCGTTGATGCTGTTCGCTCGCCAATGGGACGTTCCAAGGGGGGAATGTTTCGCAATGTTCGTGCTGAAGATATGTCCGCCGCATTGGTTGAAGCGCTGTTTGACCGCAATCCCAACGTTGATCCCAAGGAAGTGGAAGATGTGATCTGGGGTTGTGTTCAGCAAACACTGGAGCAGGGATTCAACATTGCCCGAAACATGGCATTGCTGACCCGTCTGCCTAAAACTGCCGGAGCCCAGACTGTAAATCGCCTGTGCGGGTCTTCCATGTCCGCCATCCATATTGCGGCAACCTCCATCATGACCGATCAGGCCAATGTTTATGTTTGTGGTGGCGTGGAGCACATGGGACATGTTCCCATGACACATGGCGTGGATTTCAACCCGCGCATCAGTAAATTTGTGGCAAAAGCTGCTGGTAGCATGGGGCTTACTGCGGAAATGCTGGCCATCATGCATGGCGTCTCCCGTGAAGCTCAGGATAAATTCGCGTTGCGTTCTCACCAGCGAGCATGGGACGCAACCATCAATGGACGATTCAAAAATGAAATTGTTCCAATGAATGGACACGATGAAAATGGTAACCTGCAACTGTGTGAAAATGATGAAGTGATTCGTCAGGATGCCAGTTTTGAATCCATGAATCAGTTGAAACCTGTTTTCAGCGCACAGGGGACTGTCACTGCCGCTAATTCATCAGCGATTTCTGATGGCGCCTCCGCCTGTATCGTGATGTCTGCTGATCGTGCCAAAGAACTGGGACTGAAACCATTGGCAAAAATCCGCTCTATGGCAGTTGCCGGACTAGATCCTTCCATCATGGGATACGGACCTGTTCCAGCCGTGAAAAAAGCTTTGAAACGCGCAGGATTAACCATTGACGATATTGATCTGGTAGAATTGAATGAAGCGTTTGCCGCACAGTCCATTCCTGTTCTGAAAGATCTGAAATTGCTCGATAAGGTTGAGGAAAAAGTCAACCTGAATGGTGGTGCGATCGCACTGGGGCATCCGTTGGGATGTTCTGGAACCCGTATCGTAGGAACATTGCTGCATCTGATGAAAGCCAATGACAAAACACTTGGTGTTGCCACCATGTGTATTGGACTTGGCCAGGGAGTCGCGACCGTTTTTGAACGAGTCTAA
- a CDS encoding CoA pyrophosphatase, translated as MTSATDIKALFRYTPRKIPGRKQLRRSCTTVILDESPDEGWKVLLIQRARKKGDPWSGHMAFPGGRLSENDPDSFSGALRELKEEIGMDAQCIEPLGRLSDVFTLAHRRSRLMIITPFVFRLTNTPELQLNHEVDQVVWIPLSFFLDQNNRKQMTWKFMGKTWTLPCYDFQSYRIWGLTLITLDEVFGLFAQKIDTNQRFRILHPTNKLRKNWFKVPCR; from the coding sequence ATGACATCCGCGACAGATATCAAAGCATTGTTCCGCTACACCCCCCGCAAAATTCCCGGAAGAAAACAACTGCGACGCTCCTGCACAACAGTGATTCTGGATGAATCACCGGATGAAGGCTGGAAAGTATTGCTGATTCAACGTGCCCGGAAAAAAGGTGATCCTTGGTCAGGGCACATGGCATTCCCGGGGGGGCGGTTGAGTGAGAATGATCCTGATTCTTTTTCAGGAGCCTTGCGGGAGCTGAAAGAAGAAATTGGAATGGACGCACAATGTATTGAACCGCTGGGAAGACTTTCTGATGTATTCACCCTGGCTCACCGACGCTCCAGACTCATGATCATCACTCCGTTTGTATTCCGCCTTACAAACACCCCTGAACTGCAACTCAATCATGAAGTAGATCAGGTTGTCTGGATTCCATTGTCTTTTTTTCTTGATCAGAACAATCGGAAACAAATGACCTGGAAATTCATGGGAAAAACCTGGACGCTCCCCTGCTATGATTTTCAATCTTACCGGATCTGGGGACTCACCCTGATCACCCTGGATGAAGTGTTTGGTTTATTCGCACAAAAAATTGACACAAACCAACGGTTTCGCATCCTGCATCCTACCAATAAACTCAGAAAAAACTGGTTTAAGGTGCCGTGTCGTTAA
- the rplC gene encoding 50S ribosomal protein L3: protein MLDGMLARKVGMTQIFDETGNAIPVTVLRVGPITVIQKKTEEKEGYNSVQVGFEPISEKKVNRPEKGHFKGIAPLRYLKEFRPDNINEIQIGQTIDMSIFKEGESVAITGISKGKGFTGVMKRYNFGGFPASHGHRGPRAGGSLGQRTTPGKVQKGKKMNGRHGNKTVTITGLNIVRIMPEDHLVLINGPIPGKNGGLVSLYKSNR, encoded by the coding sequence ATGCTGGATGGAATGCTAGCACGAAAAGTCGGGATGACTCAGATTTTTGATGAAACCGGAAACGCAATTCCTGTTACTGTTCTGCGTGTTGGTCCGATCACTGTGATTCAGAAAAAAACTGAAGAAAAAGAAGGTTACAACAGCGTACAGGTTGGATTTGAGCCAATCTCTGAAAAAAAAGTGAATCGTCCTGAAAAAGGTCATTTCAAAGGAATAGCCCCCTTACGCTACCTGAAAGAATTCCGACCTGACAATATCAACGAGATTCAGATAGGTCAAACAATTGACATGAGTATCTTCAAAGAAGGTGAATCTGTCGCAATCACAGGAATTTCCAAAGGTAAAGGCTTCACGGGTGTTATGAAACGCTATAATTTTGGCGGATTTCCTGCTTCTCATGGACACCGTGGTCCTCGGGCCGGCGGTAGTCTCGGGCAGCGAACCACACCTGGAAAAGTGCAGAAAGGCAAGAAAATGAACGGTCGTCATGGAAATAAAACCGTGACCATCACTGGATTGAACATTGTCCGGATCATGCCTGAAGACCATCTGGTTCTGATCAATGGACCTATTCCAGGAAAAAATGGCGGTCTTGTAAGCCTCTACAAAAGCAATCGCTAA